One bacterium DNA window includes the following coding sequences:
- a CDS encoding OmpH family outer membrane protein, translating to MQWVLVTAAALVFCAGAASAQKLAYINSQKIIATYKEAQDAQERLNKISAGWEEEAKLMQKQFQDLGEQLESQSLLLSDERKQEKQQELQSLYMKIQQYQSEKWGQNGELYKKQEEMMQPIFDKINAAIKKIASEQSYDFVFDSVNGNIVYASPKQIDLTDEVLAELEKGLPAKTTPTPAKTSR from the coding sequence ATGCAATGGGTTCTTGTCACCGCGGCCGCGCTGGTTTTTTGCGCCGGCGCCGCCTCTGCGCAGAAACTGGCCTACATCAACTCGCAAAAGATCATCGCGACCTACAAGGAAGCCCAGGATGCCCAGGAGCGCCTGAACAAGATCAGCGCCGGTTGGGAAGAAGAGGCCAAACTGATGCAAAAGCAGTTCCAGGACCTCGGCGAGCAGCTGGAATCCCAATCCCTGCTCCTGAGCGATGAGCGCAAACAGGAGAAGCAGCAGGAACTGCAAAGCCTTTACATGAAGATCCAGCAGTACCAGTCGGAAAAGTGGGGCCAGAACGGCGAACTCTACAAGAAACAGGAAGAGATGATGCAGCCTATTTTTGACAAGATCAATGCGGCTATCAAAAAGATCGCCTCTGAGCAAAGCTATGATTTTGTCTTCGATAGCGTCAACGGCAATATCGTTTACGCCAGCCCGAAGCAGATCGATCTGACCGATGAGGTTCTCGCCGAGCTGGAGAAGGGCCTCCCAGCCAAGACGACACCGACGCCCGCCAAGACGTCCAGGTAG
- the lpxD gene encoding UDP-3-O-(3-hydroxymyristoyl)glucosamine N-acyltransferase: MAYRLAEIAAWVGAVIDGDDTLEITGLAKIEEAQDGQLSFIANPRYEKYIDETGASAVLVAENFPACGKTLLRCADPYYAFLQVVERLYGGPPALPAGIHPTAVIGEGCQIGPDCAVGPLVVLGRNCRLGPRAQLHPGVVLGDEVQIGEDSVLYANVSVRERCRIGARAIVHCGAVIGSDGFGFAFKEGCYHKIPQTGIVIVEDDVEIGANTTIDRATLGATVIHAGVKLDNLIQVAHNVEIGSHTAIAAQAGISGSSKVGAYVRMGGQVGISGHLHIGDRVVLGGQAGVTKDIPEGLFYSGYPARPHMQAMREEAGLARLPELLKRVKQLEKEVAALSHSADAHREAPCDQARHGNLEDE, from the coding sequence ATGGCCTATCGTCTTGCAGAGATCGCAGCCTGGGTTGGCGCCGTCATCGATGGCGATGACACCCTTGAGATCACCGGACTGGCCAAGATCGAGGAGGCTCAGGACGGCCAGCTCTCTTTTATCGCCAATCCCAGATACGAAAAATACATCGATGAGACAGGCGCTTCAGCGGTGCTGGTCGCCGAGAACTTTCCAGCTTGCGGCAAAACCCTGCTGCGCTGCGCCGATCCCTACTACGCCTTTCTCCAGGTGGTTGAACGCCTCTATGGCGGTCCCCCGGCACTCCCCGCCGGCATCCATCCGACAGCGGTTATCGGCGAGGGGTGCCAGATCGGCCCCGATTGCGCCGTCGGGCCCTTGGTCGTTCTCGGCCGCAACTGCCGCCTCGGCCCCCGTGCTCAGCTTCATCCCGGGGTCGTCCTCGGCGATGAGGTGCAGATCGGCGAAGATTCGGTGCTCTACGCTAATGTCTCGGTGCGCGAACGCTGCCGGATCGGCGCGCGCGCAATCGTTCACTGTGGCGCCGTTATCGGCTCGGATGGCTTTGGCTTTGCCTTCAAGGAGGGGTGCTATCACAAGATCCCGCAGACCGGGATCGTGATCGTCGAGGACGATGTCGAGATCGGTGCCAACACCACCATCGACCGTGCCACCCTGGGGGCGACCGTCATTCATGCCGGGGTCAAGCTCGACAACCTCATCCAGGTTGCTCACAATGTCGAGATTGGCAGCCATACCGCCATCGCCGCACAGGCGGGGATTTCGGGCAGTTCCAAGGTGGGCGCTTATGTCCGGATGGGGGGACAGGTTGGAATATCCGGCCATCTTCATATCGGCGATCGTGTGGTCCTCGGCGGCCAGGCCGGGGTGACCAAGGATATCCCCGAGGGGCTCTTTTATTCAGGCTACCCCGCGCGGCCGCACATGCAGGCCATGCGGGAAGAGGCCGGATTGGCCCGGCTCCCGGAGCTGCTGAAACGGGTCAAACAGCTCGAAAAAGAGGTCGCCGCTTTGTCCCATTCGGCGGACGCGCATCGCGAAGCACCGTGCGACCAGGCACGGCATGGAAATCTGGAGGATGAATGA
- a CDS encoding bifunctional UDP-3-O-[3-hydroxymyristoyl] N-acetylglucosamine deacetylase/3-hydroxyacyl-ACP dehydratase — MIKNQRTIKHPVSYAGVGLHTGNKTKITFVPAPANTGILFRRVDMPDSPVIPADVDHVIDISRGTTIGIGEARVHTVEHVLAAVSGLEIDNLICEVDGNEPPVGDGSALPFVEILLKAGFDEQDSPRDYLVIDKTIAYRDAERGIDIVVFPSDEFRITFMVDYKNPALGTQYTAMYSLYEEFATEFAAARTFCFLSEVEQLRRANLIRGGALDNAVVIIDREMSEDELGELRELFEIDEKVTLSTNGILNGKTLRYPNEPVRHKALDLIGDLALLGMPLKAHVMAARSGHAANAELVKLIRKEYKKKLIRSKYKSDNKGVFLDQEAILKILPHRYPFLLVDRIIDLVPEEHVIGIKNVSFNEPFFQGHFPGKPIMPGVLVVEAMAQVGGILLLNTETDPNAKLVYFTGIDNVRFRKTVTPGDTIRFEVELTASRRSMCKMAGRAFVDDELVCEAELMAAIVDRNTTTSVTE, encoded by the coding sequence ATGATTAAAAATCAGCGCACGATTAAACACCCCGTCTCCTATGCCGGCGTCGGACTCCACACCGGCAATAAAACCAAAATCACCTTCGTCCCCGCTCCGGCCAACACCGGCATCCTTTTCCGCCGCGTGGACATGCCAGACAGCCCGGTCATCCCGGCCGATGTCGATCACGTCATCGATATCTCACGCGGCACCACCATCGGCATCGGCGAGGCCCGAGTCCACACCGTCGAGCATGTCCTCGCCGCCGTCAGCGGCCTCGAAATCGACAACCTCATTTGCGAGGTCGACGGCAACGAGCCGCCGGTAGGTGACGGCAGCGCCCTGCCTTTCGTCGAGATCTTGCTCAAGGCCGGATTCGATGAACAGGATTCGCCGCGTGATTACCTGGTGATCGATAAAACCATTGCCTATCGCGACGCCGAGCGTGGCATCGACATCGTCGTCTTTCCCTCCGACGAGTTCCGTATCACTTTCATGGTCGATTATAAAAACCCGGCCCTGGGCACGCAATATACAGCGATGTACTCCCTCTACGAAGAGTTCGCCACCGAGTTCGCGGCCGCCCGCACCTTCTGCTTTCTCAGCGAGGTCGAGCAGCTGCGCAGGGCCAATCTCATCCGCGGCGGCGCCCTCGACAACGCCGTGGTCATCATCGACCGCGAAATGAGCGAGGATGAACTCGGCGAACTGCGTGAACTCTTCGAAATCGACGAAAAGGTCACCCTCTCCACCAACGGCATCCTTAACGGCAAGACCCTGCGCTACCCCAATGAGCCGGTGCGCCACAAGGCGCTGGATCTCATCGGCGACCTTGCCCTGCTGGGCATGCCCCTCAAGGCTCATGTCATGGCCGCCCGCTCCGGCCATGCCGCCAACGCCGAACTGGTCAAACTCATCCGCAAGGAATATAAAAAGAAACTGATCCGCTCCAAGTACAAGAGCGACAACAAGGGGGTCTTTCTCGACCAGGAGGCCATCCTCAAGATCCTACCGCACCGCTATCCCTTCCTCCTCGTCGACCGCATCATCGATCTGGTCCCGGAGGAGCACGTCATCGGCATCAAGAATGTGAGCTTCAATGAGCCCTTCTTCCAGGGACATTTTCCCGGCAAGCCGATCATGCCGGGGGTCCTGGTGGTCGAGGCGATGGCCCAGGTGGGCGGCATCCTCCTCCTCAACACGGAGACCGATCCCAATGCCAAGCTGGTCTATTTCACCGGCATTGACAATGTCCGTTTCCGCAAGACTGTCACGCCAGGTGACACCATCCGTTTCGAGGTCGAGCTGACCGCCAGCCGCCGCTCGATGTGCAAAATGGCGGGACGCGCCTTTGTCGATGACGAGTTGGTTTGCGAAGCCGAGCTGATGGCGGCCATCGTGGACCGCAACACTACGACGTCGGTGACGGAATAA
- the lpxA gene encoding acyl-ACP--UDP-N-acetylglucosamine O-acyltransferase, producing MTDIHPTALIDPQARIGDNVQIGAFAIVEGDVAIGEGTTIGPHTLIADGARIGKNCRIHNGAVVATLPQDLKFGGEATLFEIGDNTTIREFATLNRGTAAHGKSSIGSNCLLMAYTHVAHDCTVGNNVIMSNGVQLGGHVTIEDWAIIGGMTPVHQFCHVGQHCMIGGGFRVIQDVPPYILASEEPLRFCGLNSIGLRRRGFSSETLLQLKRVYRLLYRSNLNVSQAVERIKAEFELTPEITNILRFIETADRGILH from the coding sequence GTGACTGATATTCATCCTACTGCCCTGATCGACCCGCAAGCCCGGATCGGCGACAACGTCCAGATCGGCGCCTTTGCCATCGTTGAAGGCGATGTGGCCATCGGCGAGGGAACGACCATCGGGCCGCATACCCTGATCGCCGACGGGGCGCGCATCGGCAAGAATTGCCGCATCCACAACGGCGCCGTCGTCGCCACCTTACCGCAGGACCTCAAGTTCGGCGGCGAGGCGACCCTCTTTGAGATCGGCGATAATACAACCATCCGCGAATTCGCCACCCTCAACCGCGGTACCGCCGCCCATGGCAAGAGCTCCATCGGAAGCAATTGCCTGCTCATGGCCTATACCCATGTCGCCCACGATTGCACCGTCGGTAATAACGTCATCATGTCGAACGGCGTCCAGCTCGGCGGCCATGTCACCATTGAGGACTGGGCTATCATCGGCGGCATGACCCCCGTCCACCAGTTCTGCCATGTCGGCCAGCACTGCATGATCGGCGGCGGCTTCCGCGTCATCCAGGACGTTCCACCCTACATTCTGGCCTCCGAGGAACCGCTGCGCTTCTGCGGGCTCAATTCGATCGGCCTGCGCCGACGCGGCTTCAGCAGCGAGACCCTGCTGCAGCTGAAGCGGGTGTACCGCCTCCTCTATCGTTCGAACCTGAATGTCAGCCAGGCGGTGGAACGCATCAAGGCGGAATTTGAGCTGACCCCGGAGATTACCAACATCCTCCGTTTCATCGAAACCGCTGATCGCGGCATTCTCCATTGA
- a CDS encoding lipoate--protein ligase family protein — MEAWRFIDSGFADGFTNMAVDTALARCHDGRPVLRVYGWKPPAISLGHHQRLNDLDLEKCGRDNLDVVFRPTGGRAVLHADEVTYAVILGPGSRLYDPCILPLYERISAGLTAALRQLGVALEFERNARALPLREKSGLDRLCFASAIRYELGHDGKKAIGSAQRRFGPVALQHGSILLGDAHLQLVDYLSRREEGWQLQARRFMQEKTLCLNEIAPRPLEYSQVAAALRDGFATRWGISFSDSALSREEEAEALRWRQIFRDQTAMDAQHD, encoded by the coding sequence GTGGAAGCATGGCGCTTTATCGACAGCGGCTTCGCGGACGGCTTTACCAACATGGCCGTCGACACCGCCCTGGCGCGGTGCCACGACGGGCGGCCCGTTTTGCGCGTCTATGGCTGGAAGCCCCCCGCCATCTCGCTCGGGCATCATCAGCGCCTGAATGACCTCGATCTGGAAAAATGCGGCCGGGACAATCTCGATGTCGTCTTTCGTCCTACCGGCGGGCGCGCCGTCCTTCACGCCGATGAGGTCACCTACGCGGTCATACTCGGCCCCGGCAGCCGCCTCTACGACCCCTGCATTCTGCCGCTCTACGAGCGCATCAGCGCCGGATTGACCGCAGCGCTCAGGCAGCTCGGCGTGGCCCTCGAATTCGAGCGCAACGCCCGCGCCCTGCCGCTGCGTGAAAAGAGCGGCCTCGACCGTCTCTGCTTCGCCTCCGCGATCCGCTATGAGCTGGGGCACGACGGCAAAAAGGCCATCGGTAGCGCCCAGCGCCGCTTCGGGCCGGTGGCCTTGCAGCATGGCTCAATCCTTCTTGGCGACGCGCATCTGCAGCTGGTGGACTATCTGAGCAGGAGGGAAGAGGGGTGGCAGCTCCAGGCGCGCCGGTTCATGCAGGAAAAAACCCTTTGCTTGAATGAAATCGCGCCCCGGCCGCTCGAATACAGCCAGGTTGCGGCCGCCTTGCGTGATGGTTTCGCAACCCGCTGGGGGATCTCTTTTTCCGATTCGGCGCTCAGCCGGGAGGAAGAGGCGGAAGCGCTGCGATGGCGCCAGATCTTCCGGGACCAAACCGCGATGGATGCGCAGCATGACTGA
- a CDS encoding 1-deoxy-D-xylulose-5-phosphate reductoisomerase, with protein sequence MTEKRLVILGSTGSIGLNALHVVEQKPERFRVVALSTHQQIDHLLRLAARHRPAVVAITGAAPDPDQRAAFRALGVEIWTGSDALRRLCSEMEYDLLVNAVVGAVGFVPTLAAVELGRTVALANKEALVIGGALVTRAAAASGTTILPIDSEHSAIFQCLRGEENKAVEELLLTGSGGPFRSWPAEEMGMVTVEQALKHPNWTMGRKITIDSATMMNKGLEIIEAHWLFAVAADRIRVVIHPQSIVHSLVAFHDGSVKAQLGVPDMRVPIQLAMTWPERLDSAFPRLDFYEMPPLTFARPDEDKFPALALARAALRAGGSAPAVLNAANEAAVHLFLDKRIGYLDIARLIDAALQAHVLQSSPDAATLLEADRWARTFVAARYSR encoded by the coding sequence ATGACTGAAAAACGGCTTGTCATTCTCGGCAGCACCGGCTCCATCGGCCTCAATGCCCTGCATGTGGTAGAACAAAAGCCGGAGCGCTTCCGGGTGGTGGCGCTCTCCACCCATCAGCAAATCGACCATCTGCTGCGTCTTGCGGCGCGACACCGACCTGCTGTGGTGGCGATCACTGGGGCTGCACCGGATCCCGATCAGCGCGCGGCCTTCCGGGCCCTTGGCGTGGAGATCTGGACAGGTTCCGATGCCCTGCGCCGCTTGTGCTCAGAGATGGAGTACGATCTGCTGGTCAATGCGGTCGTCGGGGCGGTCGGCTTTGTGCCAACCCTGGCGGCGGTTGAACTCGGACGCACGGTGGCTCTCGCCAACAAGGAGGCGCTGGTTATTGGCGGCGCCCTGGTGACGCGCGCAGCCGCCGCCAGCGGCACGACGATCCTGCCGATTGACAGCGAGCACAGTGCCATCTTTCAATGCCTTCGGGGCGAGGAAAACAAGGCGGTGGAGGAACTCCTCCTCACCGGGTCGGGCGGGCCGTTCCGCAGTTGGCCGGCCGAAGAGATGGGGATGGTCACGGTCGAGCAGGCCCTGAAGCACCCGAACTGGACGATGGGTCGCAAGATCACCATCGATTCCGCCACGATGATGAACAAGGGATTGGAAATCATCGAAGCCCACTGGCTCTTTGCCGTAGCGGCTGATCGCATCCGGGTGGTTATCCATCCGCAGTCGATCGTTCATTCGTTGGTGGCCTTTCATGACGGATCGGTCAAGGCGCAGCTGGGCGTACCGGACATGCGCGTACCGATTCAGCTGGCAATGACCTGGCCGGAGCGGCTGGATTCAGCTTTTCCACGTCTCGATTTTTATGAAATGCCGCCGTTGACCTTCGCCCGACCCGACGAGGACAAGTTCCCGGCCCTGGCCTTGGCGCGCGCGGCCCTGAGGGCCGGCGGCTCCGCCCCGGCGGTCCTCAATGCGGCCAATGAGGCGGCGGTGCACCTCTTTCTCGACAAACGGATCGGCTATCTCGACATCGCCCGGCTCATCGATGCCGCCCTGCAGGCTCATGTTTTGCAGAGCAGCCCGGATGCCGCCACCCTGCTCGAGGCCGACCGATGGGCGCGGACCTTCGTCGCCGCACGATACAGCCGGTGA
- the rseP gene encoding RIP metalloprotease RseP codes for MLLIMSLMTTYLLPFIAVLGILILVHELGHFLTAKASGIRVERFSIGFPPRLFGKQIGETDYCISALPLGGYVKMSGMIDETMDAAGVKGEPWEFMSKPLWIRAIVLFAGSAFNVLFTIAVFTVSVFITGVPQPVGPVVGRVIENMPAQAAGIQAGDRIVRIDQTPITAWDDLIKIIHNSPDKTITIEWERNGAPMSAQITPKLDKMLGYGLVGIDAKTINVRPGVFRGIALGWESSWNLTRMMFRSFGMLFSGDVSVKEGLAGPVRIAQMTGETAKAGFGSLVMFMALLSLNLGIINLFPIPGLDGGHLLLLAIEGVIRKPISTRVRLIVQQVGMALLLALMLFVIFNDFSNIF; via the coding sequence ATGCTGTTAATCATGAGTTTGATGACAACCTATCTGCTGCCCTTCATTGCGGTTCTGGGCATCCTGATTCTCGTCCACGAGCTCGGCCATTTTCTCACAGCCAAAGCCTCGGGAATCCGGGTCGAGCGTTTCTCGATCGGCTTTCCGCCGCGGCTTTTCGGCAAGCAGATTGGCGAGACCGACTATTGCATCTCGGCCCTGCCGCTGGGCGGCTATGTCAAAATGTCGGGGATGATTGACGAGACCATGGATGCCGCGGGGGTAAAAGGGGAGCCCTGGGAGTTTATGTCCAAGCCCCTTTGGATCCGGGCGATCGTTCTTTTCGCCGGTTCCGCTTTTAATGTGCTTTTCACCATCGCGGTCTTTACCGTGAGCGTCTTCATCACCGGTGTGCCGCAACCGGTCGGCCCGGTCGTCGGCCGGGTTATAGAGAACATGCCCGCCCAGGCGGCCGGGATCCAGGCTGGCGACCGGATCGTCCGCATCGACCAGACTCCGATTACCGCCTGGGACGATCTGATCAAGATCATCCACAATTCTCCGGACAAGACGATAACCATCGAGTGGGAGCGCAACGGCGCACCGATGTCCGCGCAGATCACCCCCAAACTCGACAAGATGCTCGGCTACGGCCTGGTCGGCATCGATGCTAAAACCATCAACGTCCGCCCCGGCGTTTTCCGGGGCATCGCCCTCGGCTGGGAGTCGAGCTGGAACCTGACGCGCATGATGTTCCGCTCCTTCGGCATGCTCTTTTCGGGGGATGTTTCCGTCAAGGAGGGCCTGGCGGGGCCGGTGCGGATCGCGCAGATGACCGGCGAGACCGCCAAGGCCGGATTCGGCAGCCTGGTGATGTTCATGGCCCTGCTCAGTCTCAATCTGGGGATTATTAATCTTTTTCCCATACCCGGTCTGGATGGAGGTCACCTACTGCTGCTGGCGATCGAGGGGGTGATCCGCAAGCCGATCTCGACCCGGGTGCGGCTGATCGTCCAGCAGGTCGGCATGGCGCTGCTGCTGGCGCTGATGCTGTTTGTTATTTTTAATGATTTCTCCAATATATTCTAA
- the gcvT gene encoding glycine cleavage system aminomethyltransferase GcvT — MEPKKTALYDIHVAAGGKLVEFAGYYMPIQYRGIIEEHRRVRATAGLFDVSHMGEFFVKGPNAEAFLQKITINDVSKLAVRQVQYSAMCYEDGGIVDDLLIYRFPDHYLMVVNAANLEKDWAWANRHLIDGVTLTNESDNLSLLALQGPMAQRILQKLTALDLNGLEYYWLDEAEAAGVPMMISRTGYTGELGYELMFENRHAVRVWQAVMAAGAEFAIEPIGLGARDTLRLEMKYCLYGNDIDQTTNPLEAGLGWITKLNKGEFIGREALLAVKAAGLKRKLIGFDMPGKAFPRHGYAIWKDGERIGTVTSGTFAPSLEKGIGTGYVPAALAAVGTPIEIEIRSTRMPAAVCETPFYKKQ, encoded by the coding sequence TTGGAACCCAAGAAAACCGCATTATATGACATCCACGTCGCGGCCGGCGGCAAGCTGGTCGAGTTCGCCGGCTATTATATGCCCATCCAGTATCGCGGCATCATCGAGGAGCATCGCCGTGTCCGCGCAACCGCCGGCCTCTTCGACGTCTCCCATATGGGCGAATTCTTCGTCAAAGGCCCCAATGCCGAGGCCTTTCTGCAAAAAATCACCATCAACGACGTCAGCAAGCTGGCCGTGCGGCAGGTGCAGTATTCCGCGATGTGCTATGAGGATGGTGGCATCGTCGATGATCTGCTGATCTACCGCTTCCCCGACCATTACCTGATGGTGGTCAACGCAGCCAACCTGGAGAAGGACTGGGCCTGGGCCAACCGCCACCTGATCGACGGCGTGACCCTGACCAATGAGAGCGACAACCTCTCGCTGCTCGCTCTGCAAGGGCCGATGGCGCAGCGGATCCTGCAGAAGCTGACCGCCCTCGACCTCAATGGCCTCGAGTACTATTGGCTGGATGAGGCGGAGGCCGCCGGAGTCCCGATGATGATCTCGCGCACCGGCTATACCGGAGAACTGGGTTACGAGCTGATGTTTGAAAACCGCCATGCCGTCCGGGTCTGGCAAGCGGTGATGGCGGCGGGAGCGGAGTTCGCCATCGAGCCGATCGGCCTTGGCGCGCGTGATACCCTGCGCCTGGAAATGAAATACTGCCTCTACGGCAACGACATCGACCAGACCACCAACCCCCTCGAAGCCGGGCTCGGCTGGATCACCAAACTCAACAAGGGCGAGTTCATCGGCCGCGAAGCCTTGCTGGCCGTCAAGGCCGCCGGCCTCAAGCGCAAGCTGATCGGGTTCGACATGCCCGGAAAGGCCTTCCCGCGCCATGGCTATGCGATCTGGAAGGACGGCGAACGCATCGGCACCGTCACCAGCGGCACCTTCGCGCCCAGCCTTGAAAAGGGCATAGGCACCGGCTACGTTCCGGCCGCGCTGGCGGCGGTCGGCACGCCGATCGAGATCGAGATCCGCAGCACCCGCATGCCGGCCGCGGTCTGCGAAACCCCCTTTTACAAAAAACAGTAA
- a CDS encoding DNA translocase FtsK 4TM domain-containing protein, whose protein sequence is MAKRIKKRTPVKAEPLLDARKREEMLGILLILFGLLLAIGLLTYQNENPQDVNPSLVRNQLGIAGVYLSWALIHGTIGYPVVVLPFIFIAMGIFKLLGRQTLPLRHWAWFTFLLALYISMGFATWHYIQGAPSAQLYEYSGFIGVLLATLLRKLIGVTGAVIVLIGLTVINIVIFTSFSLRELYANLSAGFSRLGVRISQNIRSIRGVKSKPEVAVKRFRAAEPQGPVVTRPLPIDLADEEEERPPVRVAMPQPPVAVKLHEQPWQEEENGTENEEDELASAIKPGGPYTFPPLSLLQPPEETAEPISEEELREKARLLEAKLADFDIQARVTEIHPGPVITRYEMELAPGIKVSRITGLADDLAMAMRAKRIRIVAPIPGKNAIGVEIPNDEPQMVYLREILASTEFQSARSPLSIGLGKTISGAPYVTDLASMPHLLVAGSTGSGKSVCLNTIITSFLYKAHPAQVQLVLIDPKRLELSTYSRLHPYHLSYVEGVREKVATTAKSAIAVLRSAEQEMERRYDMLAIAGVRNIEEYNQRAGEGRLHTESGAVAPPLHYLVIVVDELADLMLTSSASKDVEEPIARLTQMSRAVGIHLIVATQRPSVDVITGVIKANFPARMAFQVATKVDSRTILDMNGAEKLLGKGDMLFLPPGSAEPIRIHNAFISLEEIERVLSHIHTQPPVVKTPLPAYIDEETAGSESERGAGNGRRDPFFNEAMRIVVRTGQGSVSILQRRLKVGYSRAARLIDELEMAGVVGPFEGSKAREVLMRPEDLENLSGDSVNDGDEVF, encoded by the coding sequence ATGGCCAAGCGCATCAAGAAAAGAACGCCGGTCAAAGCCGAGCCGCTGCTCGACGCCCGCAAGCGCGAGGAGATGCTCGGCATTTTGCTGATTCTCTTCGGGCTTCTTCTGGCCATCGGCCTGCTGACCTATCAGAATGAGAATCCGCAGGATGTCAATCCCAGCCTGGTGAGGAACCAGTTGGGAATCGCCGGCGTCTATCTCTCCTGGGCCCTCATCCACGGGACCATCGGCTATCCGGTGGTCGTCCTGCCCTTCATTTTCATCGCCATGGGGATTTTCAAGCTCCTCGGGCGCCAGACCCTGCCGCTGCGGCATTGGGCTTGGTTTACTTTTCTGCTGGCGCTTTATATTTCCATGGGATTTGCAACCTGGCATTACATCCAGGGCGCGCCCTCTGCCCAGCTCTACGAGTATTCCGGTTTCATCGGCGTGCTCCTGGCGACCCTGCTGCGCAAGCTGATCGGCGTCACCGGTGCGGTCATTGTCCTGATCGGGCTGACGGTGATCAATATCGTCATCTTCACCTCGTTCTCCCTGCGCGAGCTTTATGCCAACCTATCGGCCGGTTTCTCGCGGCTGGGCGTGCGCATCAGCCAGAACATCCGTTCGATACGCGGCGTCAAGAGCAAGCCGGAGGTAGCCGTGAAGCGGTTCCGCGCCGCCGAGCCGCAGGGACCGGTCGTCACCCGGCCGCTGCCGATCGACCTCGCCGACGAGGAGGAGGAGCGGCCGCCGGTTCGGGTGGCGATGCCACAGCCGCCCGTGGCCGTGAAACTGCACGAACAACCCTGGCAGGAGGAGGAGAACGGAACAGAGAACGAGGAGGATGAGCTGGCTTCGGCCATCAAACCCGGCGGCCCCTATACCTTTCCACCCTTGAGCCTGCTGCAGCCGCCGGAGGAGACCGCCGAGCCGATTTCAGAAGAGGAACTGCGCGAAAAGGCCCGCCTGCTCGAGGCCAAGCTCGCTGATTTCGACATCCAGGCGCGTGTGACCGAGATCCACCCCGGCCCAGTGATCACCCGCTACGAGATGGAGCTGGCACCGGGCATCAAGGTGAGCCGCATCACCGGGCTCGCGGACGACCTGGCCATGGCCATGCGCGCCAAACGCATCCGCATCGTCGCTCCGATCCCCGGCAAGAACGCCATCGGCGTCGAGATCCCCAACGACGAGCCGCAGATGGTCTATCTGCGCGAGATCCTCGCCTCGACCGAGTTCCAGTCAGCGCGCTCCCCCCTCAGCATCGGCCTGGGCAAGACCATCTCCGGCGCACCCTACGTCACCGACCTGGCTTCGATGCCGCACCTGCTGGTCGCCGGCTCGACCGGCTCGGGCAAGAGCGTGTGCCTCAACACGATCATCACCAGTTTTCTCTACAAGGCCCATCCCGCCCAGGTTCAGCTGGTCCTGATCGATCCCAAACGCCTCGAGCTTTCCACCTACAGCCGCCTCCATCCTTACCACCTCTCCTACGTCGAGGGGGTTCGCGAGAAGGTGGCGACCACCGCCAAAAGCGCCATCGCTGTGCTACGCTCGGCCGAGCAGGAGATGGAGCGGCGTTACGACATGCTTGCCATCGCCGGCGTGCGCAATATCGAGGAGTACAACCAGCGCGCCGGCGAAGGACGCCTCCACACCGAGAGCGGGGCGGTAGCTCCGCCGCTGCACTATCTGGTGATCGTTGTCGATGAGCTCGCCGACCTGATGCTCACCTCCAGCGCCTCCAAGGATGTCGAGGAGCCGATCGCCCGCCTGACACAGATGTCGCGTGCGGTCGGCATCCATCTCATCGTCGCCACCCAGCGCCCCTCGGTCGATGTTATCACCGGCGTCATCAAGGCCAATTTCCCGGCGCGTATGGCCTTTCAAGTGGCCACCAAGGTCGACTCCCGCACCATCCTCGACATGAACGGGGCTGAGAAACTGCTGGGGAAGGGGGACATGCTCTTTCTACCGCCCGGCAGCGCCGAGCCGATCCGCATCCACAATGCCTTCATCAGCCTCGAGGAGATCGAGCGGGTCCTCAGCCACATTCACACCCAGCCGCCGGTGGTCAAGACGCCGCTGCCCGCCTACATCGACGAGGAGACAGCCGGAAGCGAGAGCGAGCGCGGGGCGGGCAACGGCCGCCGTGATCCCTTCTTCAACGAGGCCATGCGCATCGTGGTACGCACCGGCCAGGGATCGGTTTCGATCCTGCAGCGCCGCCTCAAGGTCGGCTATTCGCGCGCGGCGAGGCTCATCGACGAACTGGAGATGGCCGGTGTGGTCGGCCCCTTCGAGGGCAGCAAAGCGCGCGAGGTGCTGATGCGACCCGAGGATCTCGAGAATCTTTCCGGTGACAGCGTGAACGACGGCGATGAGGTATTTTAG